TGACCACGAAGCACTTCTGATTGTTGCGGATGGTAGCTCGGATCACTTCCCCGGGCGTTGCCAGGAATTCCGGTTCGAACGAGCCCATCAGCACGACCGGCCATTCGACGAGGCCCGAGACCTCGTCCAGCAGGTTCTGGTCCTCGACAAGCTCGAAGCCTTGCGCGAAGGCAAGCTGCTTGGCGTCGGTGAGGATCGCGTCCTTGCGCCTGTCAGGGTCGAGCACGACCTTCGCGTCGAGCAGTTTTGCTTCGTAGTCCTCGAAGCGGCGCACGTTGATCGCCGCTGGCGCGAGAAAGCGATGGCCGTACGTGGTCTGGCCGGTCTCGACGCCGTCCACCGAAAACTTCACGACATCGGGCTCTTCGGTCTCGAGGCCGAAGGTCGCGGTGATCGCGTGCAGCGGACGCACCCAGCTCAGCGAGCCTGATTTGGCCGAGCGTGCGCCCCAGCGCATCGATTTCGGCCAGGGGAAGGTGCGGATGATGACGGGAAGGATTTCCGCGAGCACGTCGATCGCGTCGCGGCCGGTCTTCTCGATCAAGCCGATGTAGAAATCGCCCTTGGGATCGCGCTGGATCTTGGCCTCATCCAGCGATTTCAGGCCAGTCGCCTTCAGGAAGCCCTGCACGGCCGCATCGGGCGCACCGACCTTCGGCCCGCGGCGTTCGGTCTTCAGGTCGGGCTGGCGCGCAGGGATGCCGTGCACGGTGAGCGCAAGGCGGCGCGGCGTCGCGAACGCCTTGGCGCCTTCGTAGACGAGGCCTTCGGCGACGAGCTTGTCGGTGACCAGGCGGCGCAGATCGTCGGCCGCCTTGGCCTGCATCCGCGCGGGGATTTCTTCGGAAAACAGTTCAAGCAAAAGATCGGGCATCAGGCCGCTCCGCCCGCTTCAGTATGGATCCAGGCCTCGCCGCAAGCCTTGGCCAGCTCACGCACGCGAAGAATGTAGCTCTGTCGTTCGGTCACGGAGATCACGCCGCGCGCGTCGAGCAGGTTGAAGACGTGGCTCGCCTTGATGCACTGGTCATAGGCGGGCAGCGCCATGAGATGCGCGTCGCGCTTGCCGTCCTTCCAGCCTGCTTCGAGATATTTCCGGCAGGCCGCCTCGGCCATCTTGAATTGCTCGAACAGCATCGCGGTGTCGGCAACTTCGAAATTGTGCTTCGAATATTCCCGCTCAGCCTGCAGGAACACATCGCCATAAGTAACCTTCTGGTCACCGTCGCCGCCGTTGAAATTGAGGTCGTAGACGCGATCGACGCCCTGCACATACATCGCGAGGCGCTCGAGCCCGTAGGTCAGCTCACCCGCAACAGGCGCGCACTCGAAGCCGGCAACCTGCTGGAAATAGGTGAACTGGCTGACCTCCATGCCGTCGCACCAGCACTCCCAACCGAGGCCCCAGGCGCCCAGCGTCGGGCTCTCCCAGTCGTCCTCGACGAAGCGGATGTCGTGCACGGCGGAATCGATGCCGATCGCGGCGAGCGACTTCAGGTACAGTTCCTGAAGGTTCGGCGGCGACGGCTTCATGATTACCTGGAACTGGTAGTAGTGCTGCATCCGGTTTGGATTCTCGCCGTAGCGGCCGTCCTTGGGGCGGCGCGAGGGCTGCACATAGGCGGCGTTCCAGGGTTTTGGCCCGAGCGCGCGCAGCGTGGTGGCCGGATGGAAGGTACCCGCACCCATTTCCATATCGTAGGGCTGCAGGATCACGCAGCCCTGCTCGGCCCAGAACCGCTGGAGCGCGAGGATGAAGCCCTGGAACGAGCGTTCCGGGCGCATATGGGCGGGCAATGAGGCGTCCATCGTCAGATCAGGCTCTCGCGGGGGGTTGAATCGCGCGGGACCGTATCGACGGCGGGGGTGGGAATCAAGGCAAAGGGGGGTGAATGACGTCATTCCGGGGTACCCGAAGGGCGAACCCGGAATGACCGTGCGTATGGAAAGGGCGCTACCTATCCCGGCCTATAGGCTCCAGTGACGGGGTCACGCTTCAGCGTCTGGATGGTCCCCATAGAGGCGGCCTCGGCGACGCGCGACAGGCGCATCTCCTCCAGCTCCTCGTTGATCCTGATGGCAGTCTTGTAGGCCCAGCGGACCACGGCAAGCCCACCCAGGACGCCCGCAAATGCGATAAACGGCGGCATCGGTCGATCCTTGTCTCGTGCTCAGCCCCCACACGCATATTCGCGCAGTCCGGCCCGAGCCGCAATTGGCTCGCGGCGGACCAAATGGCGCGGGAGGGCGGCGCCTAGAACCCAAATTTCGCCCAAATCGCCCGCGTCTCGATCGCCGAGATCAGATCATCCGGCAGGCCGGCCATTGATTCCATGGCTGAAAGCTGCCCCGCGCCGGGCGATTTCCGCCCCAACAGGCCGGACAGCAGCCCGGCCGGCTGCGCGATCACGGGGGTGAGAACCTTCTCGCCATAGCGGGCACGAAGAGTTGAGCGGAGATCGCCGATACCGTCGGCGAGCCCGAGCGCGATCGACGTCTCGCCGGCCCAATACTCGCCGGTGAACAGCGTCTCGTCCGCGCCCTTCAGCCTGAGACCGCGGCTCTCTTTCACCAGCGCGATGAAGATCTGGTGGATCTCTCGCTGAAGCGCCTTCAGCTTGGCGACGTCATCGGGGTTTTCGGGCAGGAACGGATCGAGCATCGCCTTGTGGGTGCCGGCCGTGTAGAGGCGCCGCTCGATCCCGAGCCGCTTGATCGCTTCCTGGAAACCGAAACTGCCGCCGACCACGCCGATCGAACCGAGGATCGAGGACGGATCGCAGAAGATCTCGTCGCCGGCGCAGGCGATCATGTAGCCGCCGGAGGCCGCGACGTCCTCGACGAACACCAGCACCGGCAGCTTCTTCTCCGCCGCCAGCTGCTTGATGCGCAGATAGATCTGGCGCGACTGCACCGGCGAGCCGCCGGGCGAATTGATCACCAGCGCCACCGCCTTGGCGTTGCGATAAGAAAAGGCTCGCTCCAGCACCCGTGCGACACCCGCCAGCGTCATGCCCGGGCGCAGTGGCGTCACTGCGCCGATCACGCCCGACAGCCGCACCACCGGCACAACCGCGGCGCCGGGGCGGATGCGCGCCGGCAGATATTGCATGAGCTTTTCGGCAAGGCCGGAATTTTCGCGATCGTTCAATTGCTCGGCCATGCCGTTACTCCTGATTTACCAATTCTTATCACGCGACTGTCATTGCTGGTGCCTGGAACGTGTTTTGCAGAATCCCTGTTGGGAAGCTGCAATGAGGCAGCGGAGGAAGCGACATGAAGGTCTATCTGCTGTTGATGCTGATCGGTGCGCTTTTCACGGCGATTCGCTTTACATCGCGGCCGGAACAGCAGTCGGAATCGCTTCCGCAGTAAGCCGTCACGGCTCCGCCAGCGGCAAGACCGCCCTCCCCTCCAGAATATTCCGCACCTCTTTTCTGGGCACACCTGACTCATCATTGAGCATCAGGCCCGGCAACAACCGCAACGGCGCCCGGCCGCCCTTGACGGCGCGGATCAGCACACGGATCGCAGGCCTGCCCGCTTCGCCGTGAACCGGCAGGACCGCCACGCTGCCGAAACCGCGTGACAGCGCTGTCAAAACGTCCGCAAGTCCATCCGCACGCCAGATCAGCGTCAGCACACCGCTCGATCGAAGGAGCCGCCTTGCAGCATGCACCCACGCATGCAACGTCTCGTCGGTCGCGACATGTGCGGCGTGACGCGCCTGGTTCGGCGAGCCGCGATGCCGCGCGGCATCGTTGAACGGCGGGTTCATCAACACGCAGTCCGCACTGTCGGGCATGAGCCCGCGTGCCGCGAAGGCCTGCGCGTCATCAGTGACGTCGAGCACCACAACCTCAACAGCAATCGCATTTGCCGCCGCGTTGGCGCGCGCGAGTTCGGCCAGTTCCGGATCGATCTCGACGAGACGAAGGTCGATGCCCGCGGCGCGCCGGGCCAGCGCCAGCCCGGCGGTGCCGACGCCTGCGCCGAGATCGACGACGCGGTCGCCTTCGCGAGCCTCGGTCGCCGCCGCAAGCAGGATCGCGTCATGTCCGGCCCGGTGGCCGGATCGCTTCTGCTTGAGCAGCAACTGCCCACCGAGAAAGGCGTCCTCGGTGAAATCTGTGACGACGTCAATCATCGCCGCGCAGCTCGTGGCTGAGGCCGGCCTCGGTCAGCAGCTGCCGAGCCGCGGTGGCGTCGTCCTCATGGACCAGGATCCGCCGCGGCAAAACGCCGAGCGAACCCTCGATGATGCTCATGTTCTGGTCCAGTACCAGATGATGGATGTTGGCGCCGTCGAGCAGCGCGCCGATCGCCGACACCAGCACGATATCGTTGGTCCGAACCAGTTCACGCAAACGAGCCTCCTGAGCTGAAAAGGGTTAAGCGGCAATGTCAATGGTTCCACAGGCCTTGCCGCATCCCCTTCCAGTTTCTATTGTCTTTCCATCAGAATAGCCCCTCCGGGGCAAATATTGGAGACCGGCGTGGCCGTCATCGTACCTTTCGAAACCCCCGGCGCGTCGATCGAAGAGCTGGTTGCCCTTGTCGCCGGCGACATGGAGCGCGTCAACGCCACGATCCTGTCGCGGACAGGGTCCGATGTGACCATGATTCCGGAGGTCGCCAACCATCTGATCTCCTCCGGCGGCAAGCGGCTGCGCCCGATGCTGACGCTCGCCATGGCCAACCTCGCCGGCTACGCCGGCGACGGCCACATCAAGTTAGCTGCCTCCGTCGAGTTCATGCACACCGCCACCCTGCTGCACGACGACGTCGTCGACGAGAGCGAGATGCGCCGCGGCAAGCTGTCGGCGCGCATGCTCTGGGGCAATGAAGCCAGCGTGCTGGTCGGCGACTTCCTGCTGGGACAAGCGTTCCGCATGATGGTCGAGGTCGGCTCGCTCCGCGCTCTCGACATCCTCTCTGCGGCCGCGGCGACCATCGCCGAGGGCGAAGTGATGCAGCTCGCCGCCGCCAAGAACACCGCGACCACCGAGGACGAATATCTCGCCGTGATCCGCGGCAAGACCGCCGAGCTGTTCGCAGCGGCTTGCGAGGTCGGCCCCGTCATCGCCAATCGTCCGAAGGCCGAGCAGACCGCCTGCCGCTCCGTCGGCATGAATCTCGGCATCGCCTTCCAGCTCGTCGACGACGTGCTCGACTATGGCGGCAAGAGCGCAAAACTCGGCAAGAACACCGGTGACGACTTCCGCGAGGGCAAGATCACGCTGCCGGTGGTGCTCGCCTTCCGCCGCGGCAACGATACCGAGCGCGCGTTCTGGATCAAGGCGCTCGAGCGCGGCGAGATCGGCGACAGCGACCTCGATCACGCCATTGGCCTCATGAACAAGCACCGCGCGCTCGAGGACACGCTGAGCCGCGCGCAGCACTACGGCGCCATGGCCGTGGACGCGCTGGCGCTATTCCCGTCCTCGCCGATGAAGAGCGCGCTGGAGCAGGTTGTGGCGTTCTGTCTGGCGAGATCACACTGAGCGCGATCGCTCCCCAGCAGCCTATCACGACCGCACCTCGATCAGCCCCGTCACTCTGAGGCGCTCGTGCCTCAGAGTGACGGCGATAGATTCGCGCTCGCTGCCCCATCCTCGTCATTGCTGTGCGAGCGCAGCGAAGCAATTCAAAATCCCTCCTCGGAAACAATCCACTAACTCACACTCGAACCTCGGTAGTTCGACGGCCGCAGCTTCGCAATCTACCATCGTTCACCTAGTAACTTGCATTTTGCAAGCTACTATCCTACCCTCCCCGTCATGCAGCCTAAACTACCCTCGATCCTGGAATGCCCGGTCGGCCGCGCCGTGGAGACGGTTGGCGAATGGTGGAGCATCTTGATCCTGCGGGATGCACTTCAAGGCTCGACGCGGTTTGACGAGTTCGAGCGCAATCTCGGCATTGCGCCAAACATCCTGTCGCGGCGGCTCGCCCATCTCACCAAGACCGGCATGTTCGTACGCCGCCGCTATCAGGAGCGGCCGCCGCGCTATGAATATGTGCTGACGGACAAGGCGCGGGATTTCTTCCCCGTGATCGCGACGCTGCTCGCCTGGGGCAACAAGCATCTCGCGCCGAAGGGCGAATCCATCCTGCTGGCGAACCGGGGCGATCGCCGGCCGCTCGATCCGGTCGTGGTCGACGCCGCCGACAGGCAACCGATCACGATCGCAAATGCGGTGGTGATCGCAGGTCCCGCCGCGAGCCGCCTGATGCGACGACGGCTCACCTCGCTCAAAGCCATGAACCCGGCGATTGCGCCGGCGGGAGACTGACATGCGTCGTATCGTCGTGACGGGAATGGGTGCGGTGTCGCCGCTTGGCTGCGGTGTCGAGACGTCCTGGCGCAGGCTGCTCGCCGGTCAGAGTGGCTTGCGTCCCCTGCCCCAATGGTCGCAGGCCCTGCCGGCGCGCATCGCTGGCCTCGTGCCCGACAAGGCCGATGATACGGACGGCGGCTTCGATCCGGCGGAGGCGGCTGCGCCGAAAGATCAGCGCAAGATGGACCGCTTCATCCTGTTCGCGCTGCTCGCCACCGCGGAGGCGGTGGCGCAGGCCAAATGGACGCCGCAGGACGCGGCGTCGCTGGAGCGAACCGCAACGATCATTGGCTCCGGCGTCGGCGGCTTCCCTGCCATGGCGGAAGCCGTGCGCATCGCCGAACAGCGCGGCCCGCGGCGGTTGTCGCCGTTCACGATCCCCTCGTTTCTCGCCAATTTGGCCGCCGGCCATGTCTCGATCAAATATGGCTACAGGGGCGCGCTGGGCACGCCGGTCACGGCGTGCGCCGCCGGCGTCCAGGCGATCGGCGATGCCGCACGCCTGGTCCGCGCGGGCGATGCCGATGTCGCGATCTGCGGCGGTGCGGAGGCCTGCATCGATCTCGTCAGCCTCGGCGGCTTCGCCGCAGCCCGCGCATTGTCCAGCGGGTTCAACGACGAGCCTACCCGCGCCTCGCGTCCGTTCGATCGCGATCGCGACGGCTTTGTGATGGGCGAAGGCGCCGGCATTCTCGTTATCGAAGAACTCGAGCATGCGCTGGCGCGAGGCGCCACGCCGATCGCCGAGATCATCGGCTACGGCACTAGCGCGGACGCCTATCACATGACGTCAGGTCCCCCTGATGGTGACGGCGCCCGCCGCGCCATGGAGATCGCGTTGCGCCAGGCGAAGCTTGCGCCCACCGATGTCCAGCATCTCAACGCGCATGCGACCTCGACGCCCGCCGGCGACGAAAGCGAGCTCGCCGCGATCGGCGCGCTGTTCGGCCGCGACAAGTCTATCGCGGTGAGCGCGACCAAATCGGCCACCGGTCATCTGCTCGGCGCGGCCGGCGGGCTTGAGGCCATCTTCACCGTACTCGCTCTGCGCGATCAGGTCGCGCCGCCGACACTCAACCTCGAAAACCCCGACGCGAGTGCCGATGGCATCGACATCGTAACTGGGACGGCGCGTCCGATGCAGATGCGGCATGCTATCTCCAACGGCTTCGGCTTCGGTGGGGTGAACGCCAGCGCGATCTTCCGGCGCATGAGCTAGCCAGCGGGCTTGCAATCGCGCTGGGCATCGTTACCAAAGCAGGATGAGCGAAACGAATTTCTGGCTGTTCCTGGCCGCCGCCCTTGTCATCGCCGCCGTTCCCGGTCCGGGCATCTTCTACGTCGCAGCTCGGACCTTGTCGGAAGGTCGCGCCGGCGGCTTGGCGTCGACCGCGGGCACCGCTCTGGGCGGGTTGGTCCATGTGGTCGCGGGCAGCCTCGGCATCTCCGCGATTATCCTCGCCAGCGCTGAATTGTTTGCTGCCGTCAAATTCGTCGGTGCGCTCTATCTGGTCTGGCTCGGCATCAAGACGTATCAAAGCGCCGGCCGGACGCTGTCGCTCGCGAGCGAGCCCGTCGGCGACACCAGGGCGTTCCGTGACGGCGTGCTGGTCGAGGCGTTGAATCCGAAGACCGCAGCGTTCTTCCTTGCCTTCATTCCGCAATTCCTCGATCCCGCAGGCGCGAGCCCGACGCTGCAATTCATCCTGCTCGGCGCCATCTCGGTGACGCTGAACACACTCGCCGATGTCGTCGTGGTGCTGATGGCATCCGCGACGCGCGCGCAGTTGATCGGACGACCGCAGTTGATGCGGCGCCTCACGCAAGGCTCCGGCGTCTTCATCACGGGCCTCGGCCTGTCACTCGCGCTGGCGCGGCGGCCAGTACAGGGGTAGGTCGCGATGATGACCCCAGAAAGCCATTTCTACGAGTCGCACGGGCTGCGGCTGCATTACGCCGATTGGGGTAACGACAGCGCACCGCCGCTCATCCTGGTCCATGGCGGTCGCGATCATTGCCGGAGTTGGGACGCCATCGCCCGATCGCTGCAACGGCATTTCCACGTGATTGCGCCGGATTTGCGCGGGCACGGCGATTCCGACTGGACCAAAGGCGGCAGCTACGCGCTGACGGAGTATGTCTACGATCTCGCCCAGCTCATCCGCCGCATCGCTGCGCCTCAGGTGACCCTCATCGGCCATTCGATGGGCGGCATGGTGAGCCTGATCTTCTCAGGCTCATTCCCCGAGCAAGTCGCAAAGCTCGTCGTTCTCGACGGCGTGACGATGCTGCCTGACACGCCGAAGCCGCCGGTGCATGAACGCATCGGCAAGTGGGTCAGCCAGCTCGACAGGCTGCACGATCGCACGCCG
The genomic region above belongs to Bradyrhizobium sp. CCBAU 53338 and contains:
- a CDS encoding glycine--tRNA ligase subunit alpha, translated to MDASLPAHMRPERSFQGFILALQRFWAEQGCVILQPYDMEMGAGTFHPATTLRALGPKPWNAAYVQPSRRPKDGRYGENPNRMQHYYQFQVIMKPSPPNLQELYLKSLAAIGIDSAVHDIRFVEDDWESPTLGAWGLGWECWCDGMEVSQFTYFQQVAGFECAPVAGELTYGLERLAMYVQGVDRVYDLNFNGGDGDQKVTYGDVFLQAEREYSKHNFEVADTAMLFEQFKMAEAACRKYLEAGWKDGKRDAHLMALPAYDQCIKASHVFNLLDARGVISVTERQSYILRVRELAKACGEAWIHTEAGGAA
- a CDS encoding S49 family peptidase: MAEQLNDRENSGLAEKLMQYLPARIRPGAAVVPVVRLSGVIGAVTPLRPGMTLAGVARVLERAFSYRNAKAVALVINSPGGSPVQSRQIYLRIKQLAAEKKLPVLVFVEDVAASGGYMIACAGDEIFCDPSSILGSIGVVGGSFGFQEAIKRLGIERRLYTAGTHKAMLDPFLPENPDDVAKLKALQREIHQIFIALVKESRGLRLKGADETLFTGEYWAGETSIALGLADGIGDLRSTLRARYGEKVLTPVIAQPAGLLSGLLGRKSPGAGQLSAMESMAGLPDDLISAIETRAIWAKFGF
- a CDS encoding tRNA1(Val) (adenine(37)-N6)-methyltransferase, whose translation is MIDVVTDFTEDAFLGGQLLLKQKRSGHRAGHDAILLAAATEAREGDRVVDLGAGVGTAGLALARRAAGIDLRLVEIDPELAELARANAAANAIAVEVVVLDVTDDAQAFAARGLMPDSADCVLMNPPFNDAARHRGSPNQARHAAHVATDETLHAWVHAARRLLRSSGVLTLIWRADGLADVLTALSRGFGSVAVLPVHGEAGRPAIRVLIRAVKGGRAPLRLLPGLMLNDESGVPRKEVRNILEGRAVLPLAEP
- a CDS encoding DUF2007 domain-containing protein; this encodes MRELVRTNDIVLVSAIGALLDGANIHHLVLDQNMSIIEGSLGVLPRRILVHEDDATAARQLLTEAGLSHELRGDD
- a CDS encoding polyprenyl synthetase family protein — protein: MAVIVPFETPGASIEELVALVAGDMERVNATILSRTGSDVTMIPEVANHLISSGGKRLRPMLTLAMANLAGYAGDGHIKLAASVEFMHTATLLHDDVVDESEMRRGKLSARMLWGNEASVLVGDFLLGQAFRMMVEVGSLRALDILSAAAATIAEGEVMQLAAAKNTATTEDEYLAVIRGKTAELFAAACEVGPVIANRPKAEQTACRSVGMNLGIAFQLVDDVLDYGGKSAKLGKNTGDDFREGKITLPVVLAFRRGNDTERAFWIKALERGEIGDSDLDHAIGLMNKHRALEDTLSRAQHYGAMAVDALALFPSSPMKSALEQVVAFCLARSH
- a CDS encoding helix-turn-helix domain-containing protein — protein: MQPKLPSILECPVGRAVETVGEWWSILILRDALQGSTRFDEFERNLGIAPNILSRRLAHLTKTGMFVRRRYQERPPRYEYVLTDKARDFFPVIATLLAWGNKHLAPKGESILLANRGDRRPLDPVVVDAADRQPITIANAVVIAGPAASRLMRRRLTSLKAMNPAIAPAGD
- the fabF gene encoding beta-ketoacyl-ACP synthase II, giving the protein MRRIVVTGMGAVSPLGCGVETSWRRLLAGQSGLRPLPQWSQALPARIAGLVPDKADDTDGGFDPAEAAAPKDQRKMDRFILFALLATAEAVAQAKWTPQDAASLERTATIIGSGVGGFPAMAEAVRIAEQRGPRRLSPFTIPSFLANLAAGHVSIKYGYRGALGTPVTACAAGVQAIGDAARLVRAGDADVAICGGAEACIDLVSLGGFAAARALSSGFNDEPTRASRPFDRDRDGFVMGEGAGILVIEELEHALARGATPIAEIIGYGTSADAYHMTSGPPDGDGARRAMEIALRQAKLAPTDVQHLNAHATSTPAGDESELAAIGALFGRDKSIAVSATKSATGHLLGAAGGLEAIFTVLALRDQVAPPTLNLENPDASADGIDIVTGTARPMQMRHAISNGFGFGGVNASAIFRRMS
- a CDS encoding LysE family translocator, with protein sequence MSETNFWLFLAAALVIAAVPGPGIFYVAARTLSEGRAGGLASTAGTALGGLVHVVAGSLGISAIILASAELFAAVKFVGALYLVWLGIKTYQSAGRTLSLASEPVGDTRAFRDGVLVEALNPKTAAFFLAFIPQFLDPAGASPTLQFILLGAISVTLNTLADVVVVLMASATRAQLIGRPQLMRRLTQGSGVFITGLGLSLALARRPVQG
- a CDS encoding alpha/beta fold hydrolase, translated to MMTPESHFYESHGLRLHYADWGNDSAPPLILVHGGRDHCRSWDAIARSLQRHFHVIAPDLRGHGDSDWTKGGSYALTEYVYDLAQLIRRIAAPQVTLIGHSMGGMVSLIFSGSFPEQVAKLVVLDGVTMLPDTPKPPVHERIGKWVSQLDRLHDRTPRRYATLEDAAAQMVLHNKRLTRDLALHLATHGARRSEDGTYSWKFDPYQRASAPHRLWPDDHVALWSRIACPTLLLNAGESFLAGARSAGLERYFQQARIATIAGAGHWLQHDKPEEVLGEIRKFLGLAENGAD